GAGCCCGTCATTTGCTGGAAAGAGACAAGCCCTGTCTGCTTTTTGAATGCCATCATGAACAAGCCCGAAAACAAGACCTTTTTTCATATCTGACATCTCTGAGGTATGACGGTTTTTTTTCATTCAAAAAAAAGATGATACCTTGCAGCCGGTTCGATAAATTCCCCTATAGACGTAAAAACGAACATCATCGCAATTATATCTTTATACATCCGGAATTTTATATGAAAGGGTTAAGTTTTAAGGATTAAGTTTTAAGCTAATACCTGTTTGTCACATGAATCCTTTGTAATGGTGTGGTTCCAGGGCAGAAAACACATAATTGATCATGGTGATGGTGTCAAACACCGGCAGGCCCGTGGCATGGTGCACGGCCCAGGCATAGGGAGGCAGCACACTGCATTCCAGGAGAATGGCCCCGGCGTTTTGCTGAGTCAGGTTCCGGGCGGCTGTCACGATTTCCTGTTCGATTTTTTTTGCATCCAGGGTGCCTTTTTCATCCATGACGGCTGAGGCGAATTCCGGACAGGATTCCATGCCGGAAATCAAAAAGTCCGGGCCGAAAGAAATTCCGATCGTCTCGAAAAAATTTTGGGTCAGGCTCCGGCTGTCAGCCGTGATGATGCCGATGCCCGTGCCGGCCGGGATCAGGTGCCGGATAAAGGGAATCTGGAACAAAGAGGAAAGAAATACAGGCAAACCCAGATCCTGCCGGAGCCGCTGCTGATGAAGGGCCATGAATCCGCAGTCCCCGGTGACGGCCCGGACCCCGTTGGCAGCCAGGTCCCGGGCAGCCGCCAGAAGATCGCCGTAAACACTGTCATCTTTGCCCACGGCCCTTGCCACGGTGAATCCGGGCACTTTTTTGAACCGCACCGGAAAATCATAAGAGGTGGCATTGGCCACATCCCCGGGGATGAACGGGATCACCGAATCCAGCAGCAGAATGCCGATGGCTTC
Above is a window of Desulfotignum balticum DSM 7044 DNA encoding:
- a CDS encoding aspartate/glutamate racemase family protein: MKYTIKNQQVSYGEAIGILLLDSVIPFIPGDVANATSYDFPVRFKKVPGFTVARAVGKDDSVYGDLLAAARDLAANGVRAVTGDCGFMALHQQRLRQDLGLPVFLSSLFQIPFIRHLIPAGTGIGIITADSRSLTQNFFETIGISFGPDFLISGMESCPEFASAVMDEKGTLDAKKIEQEIVTAARNLTQQNAGAILLECSVLPPYAWAVHHATGLPVFDTITMINYVFSALEPHHYKGFM